In Homo sapiens chromosome 11, GRCh38.p14 Primary Assembly, one DNA window encodes the following:
- the TCP11L1 gene encoding T-complex protein 11-like protein 1 isoform X4, with amino-acid sequence MSENLDKSNVNEAGKSKSNDSEEGLEDAVEGADEALQKAIKSDSSSPQRVQRPHSSPPRFVTVEELLETARGVTNMALAHEIVVNGDFQIKPVELPENSLKKRVKEIVHKAFWDCLSVQLSEDPPAYDHAIKLVGEIKETLLSFLLPGHTRLRNQITEVLDLDLIKQEAENGALDISKLAEFIIGMMGTLCAPARDEEVKKLKDIKEIVPLFREIFSVLDLMKVDMANFAISSIRPHLMQQSVEYERKKFQEILERQPNSFNGPVSLPRAPVAAGTTDHPGGCVAGHLQHGSARNFQPGRLC; translated from the exons ATGTCTGAAAACCTTGACAAGTCCAATGTaaatgaagcaggaaaatcaaaATCCAATGATTCTGAGGAAGGCCTCGAAGATGCTGTGGAAGGTGCTGATGAAGCCTTACAAAAAGCAATAAAGTCAGACTCCTCCAGCCCCCAAAGAGTGCAGAGACCTCACT CTAGTCCTCCTCGCTTTGTGACAGTAGAAGAACTTCTAGAGACAGCGAGAGGTGTCACCAACATGGCTCTAGCCCATGAAATTGTAGTAAATGGAGACTTTCAGATTAAACCAGTTGAATTACCAGAAAACAG CTTGAAGAAGAGAGTAAAGGAGATTGTACATAAAGCGTTTTGGGATTGCTTGAGTGTGCAGCTAAGTGAAGATCCCCCAGCATATGACCATGCTATCAAACTTGTAGGAGAAATCAAAGAG ACTCTCTTATCTTTCTTGCTGCCTGGTCATACTAGACTGAGAAACCAGATAACAGAAGTCTTGGATCTGGATCTGATAAAGCAGGAAGCAGAGAATGGGGCGCTAGACATTTCCAAGCTGGCAGAATTCATTATTGGCATGATGGGGACACTGTGTGCACCTGCTCGAGATGAGGAAGTTAAGAAACTAAAGGACATTAAGGAAATAGTGCCCCTTTTCAG agaaatTTTTTCTGTGTTGGACCTAATGAAAGTGGACATGGCCAACTTTGCTATCAGTAGCATCAGGCCTCATCTCATGCAGCAGTCAGTTGAATACGAAAGGAAGAAGTTTCAAGAGATTTTGGAGAGGCAACCAA ACAGTTTTAATGGACCAGTCTCGCTTCCACGAGCTCCAGTTGCAGCTGGAACAACTGACCATCCTGGGGGCTGTGTTGCTGGTCACCTTCAGCATGGCAGCGCCAGGAATTTCCAGCCAGGCCGACTTTGCTGA